The genomic window CAACAAGTAACCTACGGCGAATTTATGCGCCGCAATTTACAAAGTTTGAAAAGGGGGCTTGTGTGTCGGTAATTAAAACTCAGGGCCTTAGTTTTGCCTATACGCGCGTGCCGGTATTGGAAGATATTTCTTTTTCTATTCAGGCAGGGGACTATGTAGGGCTTATCGGCCCGAACGGCGGTGGAAAAACCACGCTGTTAAAAACAATTTTGGGGCTGGAAAAGGCCCGGGGCGAAATTTCGCTTTTCGGCACTCCGCTTCCTGCTTTTACGGATTGGCATAAAATCGGTTATTTGGCGCAAAAGAGCCCCGTGTCGCAAAGCAGGTTTCCCATATCCACCGAGGAAGTGGTGCTGATGGGTTTGCCTAATTGCCGCGGAATCGGGGTGAGCCGAAGTGAATTAAAACAAGTCTATGAGGCCATGGAAAAAACGCACACGCGGGAATATGCCGGGCGTATTTTCCATGATTTGTCTATCGGGCAACAACAGCGTGTACTGCTGGCGCGGGCCATCGTCGGCAAGCCCGAACTTTTGATTTTGGACGAGCCTTCCACCGCGTTGGACGCGTCCTCCCGCGAGATGTTTTTTGATTTATTGGGAGAATTAAACACACACCACCGAGTAACCA from Elusimicrobium sp. includes these protein-coding regions:
- a CDS encoding metal ABC transporter ATP-binding protein — its product is MYAPQFTKFEKGACVSVIKTQGLSFAYTRVPVLEDISFSIQAGDYVGLIGPNGGGKTTLLKTILGLEKARGEISLFGTPLPAFTDWHKIGYLAQKSPVSQSRFPISTEEVVLMGLPNCRGIGVSRSELKQVYEAMEKTHTREYAGRIFHDLSIGQQQRVLLARAIVGKPELLILDEPSTALDASSREMFFDLLGELNTHHRVTILLITHDTSEVGKYISKFMYVDRTLVFFGTKEEFCRSEKVAEKLGAFAQHTIDHLHNQGHCPLGCHCEEGK